Part of the Nostoc sp. ATCC 53789 genome, TCTCCAGTCATGGCCACAATTTCACCCTGAGACTGCAACGCTTTCACCAGATGCAATTTTTGTTCTGGTGCAACTCGCGCAAATACCATACCTTGTTCAGCTGCTTGGGCGAATTCTTTTTCATCCATCTGAGCTAATTGCCGTCCGGTGAAAACTTGTGCTTCAGTGGAGCAAATTCCCATTTGACGGGCGATCGCAGCTGCTGTTAGTGCATGGTCGCCTGTAATCATTTTTACCTGTATTCCAGCAGATTGACAGGCTTTTACTGCGGCGATCGCTTCCTCACGCGGCGGATCGATTATGCCTTGAAGTCCCAGAAACACCAGTCCTCGATCGATATCATTGCGATTTAAAGAGCGCTTAGTCGCAACTTCTTTACTGGCGAACGCCAATACTCGTAACCCTTGGTTTGCCATGCCAGCAACTTCTTGTTCCACTGCGGCAGGATTGAGCGCAACCTGTTGTCCTTGAGCATCGAGCAGGCGATCGCATCGTTGGAGAATTGCCTCTACAGAACCTTTGAGATAAATCACATTCAGCGATCGCTTTGCATCCAATTCATGCAAAGTCGCCATGTACTGGAATTCAGACTCAAAGGGAATGGTGTCTATTCTAGGTAATTGCTCTAGATTCTCTTGCGTCAATCCCGCTTTATTGGCAGCCGTAATCAATGCTCCCTCAGTTGGGGTTCCTACTAAGTCCCACTGTCCATCTCCCCATTCAATATGAGAATCATTGCAGAGCAATCCTGCTTCCAGGGATTCCCAAAGAGCAATATGTCCATCTGCATTGAAATCAACAGGCTGTCGATCCATTAAGATTTCACCATCTGGGGCATAACCAATACCGCTAACAGTGTAATGTTGTCCACCCGCATAAATCTTTTGAACCGTCATCTGATTTTCAGTTAACGTTCCAGTTTTATCAGAGCAGATAACAGTGGTACTTCCCAAGGTTTCCACAGCAGGTAGTTTGCGAATAATCGCCTTACGTCGTGCCATCCGGGAAACTCCGATCGCTAAAGTGACGGTAACAATTGCAGGTAATCCTTCGGGAATCGCGCTGACTACTAGAGCTACACTCGCTTTGAAAACATCAATCCAAGATTCACCTTGTCCTAATCCGATTGCAAATGTCAAAGCAGCTAAACCTAAAATGACATACAACAAGCTTTTACTAAACTTGTCAATATTTCGCGTTAGCGGTGTTTTCAGATTTGTGCTGCTTTCAATTAACTGCGAGATGCGACCGGTTTCTGTGGCATCTGCGATCGCTACTACAATTCCTTCTGCCTGTCCAAAACTAACGAAACTTCCGGCATACACCATATTGCTGCGTTCGGCTAACGGTGTTTCCACAGCCAGCGATGCCGTTGCTTTCTCAACCGGAACGGATTCGCCTGTTAAGGCAGACTCGTCAACTTGCAACCCACGCACACTTAATAACCGCAGATCGGCGGGTACTTTATCCCCAGATGCCAGCAATACCAAATCACCCAGAACAAGTTCAGTCGAAGCCAGACGAGTTTTTTGACCATCGCGAATTATAGTTGCTTCGGTAGTGACAGCTTTGGATAAAGCAGCGATCGCACCTTCTGCTTTCGATTCTTGAATGTAGCCAATGATGACGTTAATCAGGGTGACACCAAAAATTACTCCCGCATCTAGCCAATCTTTGAGCAGCAGCGTCACCATTCCCGCCGTCAGCAAAATATATAGTAGTGGTTGATTAAATTGCTCTAAAAATCGTAGCCAAGAACTTTTTCCACTTTTACCAGTGAGTTGGTTTGCACCCATCTGCTGATGTCGTTTGGTAGCTTCTTCATGGGTCAAACCTGCTTCTGGATGGCTGGCTAACGTTTGCACAACCTTTTGTTCACCCAAAGTATGCCATTCATAGTTGAGTAAATCTTTTGTTGTCTCAGAAAAAGTATTTGTAGCAATTGTATCTGCTGTCATTTTCGTCTCCAAAAAATAATTAGTAATTAACAGATTTAATCTAGATTTATCTGTTTGAATTTGTATCTTTCTTTTTTGAAATTGGTGTTATTACGAGAATCTTTTGCTAAGTTCATAAATCTGCCATTCCTGCACACCCCAGTCACGGAGAATCGATTCTGCTTGCCAGATTTCATCTGTTGTTCCCTCTACCTTCACCAAAAATTTTTCTTGACAGGTGCTTGGCTCAAAGAGTCTAGCTTGCCTTTCGGGAGCAAACCAACCTTGAAATGCACCATAAACACTGCCAAAAATCGCACTCACTCCACCCGCCAGCAGTGTACCCACCACAGATTCAACCGCTAATGCCGGGCCAAAACCGGGAATAATTAATACGCCAAGTCCGGCTGTTAGTGCCAGTAAGCCTCCGGTTGTTCCTCCTGTAATTGCACCTGCTTTAGCACCTTCGATAGGAGTGATGAGATGTTTATCCGTTTTAGTATCCTCGTACAACTTTTCGTCTTCAGAGTCTAAAGTGAACACAGAAATTTTCTGCATGGGAAAGTCAATTGCTCTGAGTTCATCAAGCACCTGTGTTACTGCCTGACGGGTAGAAATGACACCGATTGCTTTTTTTATTGGACTGAAATTCATCACAACATCTCCTAGAAAAATCAATAAGTTTAAAACGAAGCTTTATTAATCTCCAAATAGTAAAAAACTATAGTTTTATAGTGTGAGCATGAACCGTATTGGTTCGGGTATTCGTTTTAAATCTCAGTTAGGTTAGTTTCGTTTCTCTGCTTCTTTCCCAGGATTGCTGATGAATGTGAACGAAAAGTGAATAAATCGTTTATCCTACTTAATTTCACTTTTAAATCACATTTGTCCCTTAAGCTAAGAGAATGTCTGAAAAGTTTTTTTGTATACATTTAACCCTTGGAGATCCCCCTAAATCCCTCTTAAAAAGGGGGACTTTAAGACTCTTATTCCCCCCTTTTTTAAGGGGGGTTAGGGGGGATCAAGAAATATTTGATACTTCTCAGACATCTTCTAAAAGACAATACAAGTAAATGAAGTAATTGATTATTGGAGTTGGAGATGAGCTTTAAGAAGATTTTGGTAGCAGTCGATGATTCACCTGCTACTGCAACAGTGTTTGCAAAAGCGCTAGAGTTAGCCCAAAGAGATGCTGCTCAGTTAATGATTTGTCAC contains:
- a CDS encoding HAD-IC family P-type ATPase → MTADTIATNTFSETTKDLLNYEWHTLGEQKVVQTLASHPEAGLTHEEATKRHQQMGANQLTGKSGKSSWLRFLEQFNQPLLYILLTAGMVTLLLKDWLDAGVIFGVTLINVIIGYIQESKAEGAIAALSKAVTTEATIIRDGQKTRLASTELVLGDLVLLASGDKVPADLRLLSVRGLQVDESALTGESVPVEKATASLAVETPLAERSNMVYAGSFVSFGQAEGIVVAIADATETGRISQLIESSTNLKTPLTRNIDKFSKSLLYVILGLAALTFAIGLGQGESWIDVFKASVALVVSAIPEGLPAIVTVTLAIGVSRMARRKAIIRKLPAVETLGSTTVICSDKTGTLTENQMTVQKIYAGGQHYTVSGIGYAPDGEILMDRQPVDFNADGHIALWESLEAGLLCNDSHIEWGDGQWDLVGTPTEGALITAANKAGLTQENLEQLPRIDTIPFESEFQYMATLHELDAKRSLNVIYLKGSVEAILQRCDRLLDAQGQQVALNPAAVEQEVAGMANQGLRVLAFASKEVATKRSLNRNDIDRGLVFLGLQGIIDPPREEAIAAVKACQSAGIQVKMITGDHALTAAAIARQMGICSTEAQVFTGRQLAQMDEKEFAQAAEQGMVFARVAPEQKLHLVKALQSQGEIVAMTGDGVNDAPALKQADIGVAMGIAGAEVAKESADMLLTDDNFASIEAAVEEGRSVYRNLRKAIAFLLPINVGESMTILIAILLATVLPILPIQILWLNMVSSVALIAPLAFEPKSGQVMQQPPRNPRERLLSGGLLQRIIAISVFNWVVIFGMFQWILQTTGNEALARTMAINGLVAAEVFYLLSISQFLPSLVVRIQGKRTPVAYAPAIGIVIVVILQCLFSQWSMMNQVFDTTPLTFIQALICMGVGLPVVFIALILQRFDPLN